One genomic region from Cyanobium usitatum str. Tous encodes:
- a CDS encoding HlyD family type I secretion periplasmic adaptor subunit yields the protein MTSTPATDPADSSSLALPPAGGLLSRLPGMDSPDAITLVGRSRLSQALELEEKPDNRYLRLSLYVLGAAALIFFPWAALTPITQVVNASGEVIPEGEVNVIQHLEGGIVSRVDVSEGEEVRKGEVMLELNPKLVGSEYEATEQQLKNLLLQQQQLQAAIRGERVLPPTDGIKDGNKVSKAQINLLNSRLDNTGDQIKASKEIVAEKRAEVTGLNNQIALYLEQRAMWASLVASGAASRLNLLDIDTKLAEMRGARNESLKALSQAEANFSGVKSGLVFEQNSQIAQLVNEEAVVAENIKKVRNQLERTKIISPVDGVVSDLRFKAPGAVVGPGAVVLSVVPNTTQRYVEVRVPSGDIGFVRPGQKVDVKLQPFDSTIYGSVPGRVLSIGGNSVQDPDDRQYYFKARIQLDRQFVDVANRKYPIAVGMPLVADIKGPQRSVLRYIFQPFTRTLDSALRESR from the coding sequence ATGACTTCCACCCCAGCTACCGACCCTGCCGATTCCTCCTCCCTGGCCCTGCCGCCCGCTGGCGGCCTGCTATCGCGGCTGCCCGGCATGGATAGCCCTGATGCGATCACCCTGGTGGGCCGCAGCCGGCTTAGCCAGGCCCTGGAGCTGGAGGAAAAACCCGACAACCGCTACCTGCGGCTCAGCCTCTATGTGCTCGGCGCGGCGGCCTTGATTTTCTTCCCCTGGGCTGCGCTCACCCCCATCACCCAGGTGGTGAATGCCTCCGGCGAGGTGATTCCCGAGGGCGAGGTGAATGTGATTCAGCACCTCGAGGGCGGCATTGTGTCTCGGGTGGATGTGAGCGAAGGCGAGGAGGTGCGTAAGGGCGAGGTGATGCTTGAGCTAAATCCGAAATTGGTGGGAAGTGAGTACGAGGCCACTGAGCAGCAGCTCAAGAACCTCCTGCTGCAGCAACAGCAACTGCAGGCGGCGATCCGTGGCGAGCGGGTGCTTCCGCCCACCGATGGCATCAAGGACGGCAATAAGGTGAGCAAGGCTCAGATAAACCTGCTCAATAGTCGCCTGGACAACACCGGTGACCAGATCAAGGCCTCTAAGGAAATAGTGGCTGAGAAGCGCGCCGAGGTGACGGGCCTTAATAATCAGATCGCTCTCTACTTAGAGCAGCGGGCGATGTGGGCGAGCCTGGTGGCCTCCGGTGCTGCGTCGCGCCTCAACCTGCTCGACATTGATACCAAGCTTGCCGAGATGCGTGGTGCTCGTAATGAGTCGCTGAAGGCTCTGAGCCAGGCGGAAGCGAATTTCAGCGGTGTTAAGTCGGGCCTGGTGTTTGAGCAGAACTCCCAGATTGCCCAACTGGTGAATGAGGAGGCAGTGGTGGCCGAGAACATCAAGAAAGTGCGCAACCAGCTGGAGCGCACCAAGATCATTTCCCCTGTGGATGGTGTAGTGAGCGACTTGCGCTTTAAGGCCCCTGGTGCGGTCGTGGGTCCTGGTGCAGTGGTGCTTTCGGTGGTGCCAAACACCACGCAGAGGTATGTAGAGGTGCGGGTGCCCTCGGGTGATATCGGTTTCGTTAGGCCTGGGCAAAAGGTAGATGTGAAATTGCAACCCTTCGATTCCACCATCTATGGCTCGGTGCCCGGCCGGGTTTTGAGCATCGGCGGTAATTCAGTGCAAGATCCCGACGATCGCCAGTACTACTTTAAGGCCCGCATCCAACTAGATCGTCAGTTTGTGGATGTGGCCAACCGCAAATATCCGATCGCCGTGGGTATGCCCCTGGTGGCTGATATCAAGGGCCCCCAGCGCAGCGTGCTGCGCTACATCTTCCAGCCTTTCACCCGCACCCTCGATTCGGCCTTGCGCGAGTCGCGCTGA